One Pararge aegeria chromosome 4, ilParAegt1.1, whole genome shotgun sequence DNA segment encodes these proteins:
- the LOC120623483 gene encoding uncharacterized protein LOC120623483 gives MTAEVNNEYPKASYTILIGATITYIAGLFLLLSFAGPYWIESYPDMFSSFKHMGLWEYCFDRFRFPSYQYDKYFDGCHYIFSQELYVIREWLLPGWLMAVQTFVTLGLILSFTAQALLACVIVRMPLRTVLRYEWIFVAIAYIMVVLSSVFLFFAVATFGVNCYRRDWLLYPAFNVLSWSYAFAVIASILFGMAAAPLFLEARKLYELRLEAKNLVAQMQHSQPEHALHQLRDQLHQQQQIGYFRN, from the exons ATGACTGCAGAGGTTAATAATGAATATCCAAAGGCTTCTT ataCAATACTAATTGGAGCAACTATAACATATATAGCAGGACTGTTCTTGCTATTGTCCTTTGCTGGcccatattggatagaatcatATCCTGATATGTTCTCTTCATTTAAGCATATGGGTCTCTGGGAATATTGCTTTGATCGATTCAGATTCCCTTCCTACCAGTATGACAAATACTTTGATGGATGCCATTATATTTTTAGTCAA GAGCTGTATGTTATCCGTGAATGGCTTCTACCAGGTTGGCTTATGGCAGTGCAAACGTTCGTGACTCTTGGACTAATTCTCTCATTTACTGCCCAAGCACTGCTAGCCTGTGTGATAGTGCGAATGCCATTGCGCACTGTTCTACGATATGAATGGATATTTGTTGCAATTGCGTACATAATGGTGGTATTATCAA gtgTATTCCTGTTCTTCGCTGTGGCTACATTCGGTGTGAACTGCTATCGCCGCGATTGGCTGTTATATCCTGCCTTTAATGTCTTATCTTGGTCATATGCATTTGCTGTTATTGCCTCCATATTATTTG GTATGGCTGCAGCACCGTTGTTCCTTGAGGCGCGTAAGTTGTACGAGTTACGTTTGGAGGCAAAGAACCTTGTCGCTCAGATGCAACACAGCCAACCCGAGCACGCTTTGCACCAGTTGCGTGACCAGTTGCATCAACAACAGCAGATTGGTTACTTCAGGAATTAA